From Caloenas nicobarica isolate bCalNic1 chromosome 18, bCalNic1.hap1, whole genome shotgun sequence, a single genomic window includes:
- the CBX8 gene encoding chromobox protein homolog 8 isoform X1, protein MELSAVGERVFAAEALLKRRIRKGRMEYLVKWKGWSQKYSTWEPEENILDARLLAAFEESFGFFNTSREREMELYGPKKRGPKPKTFLLKAQAKAKAKTYEFRSDSSRGIRVPYPGRSPQELGSTSRAREGLRNIALAPQGSSSTSTPKADSIRDRVIRVEEKPGDTPKKRGPKPRKELYKDLAETLDASKRKLGDPGDKVGDYLKARKMEEAAAGAAKFGSGHSVIQLARRQDPDLPSALPSPNRAEVGAKLGAAETYPPRLAKHRADFLDPKGQGGLDPGGPKLLHGAVSPGAVGGLYRDGVGGQAGRPSLIARIPVSRILGDPEEESWSPSLNNLEKVVVTDVTSNFLTVTIKESSTDQGFFKEKR, encoded by the exons ATGGAGCTCTCGGCCGTCGGGGAGCGCGTCTTCGCGGCCGAGGCCCTGCTCAAGCGCCGCATCCGCAAA GGGCGCATGGAATATCTCGTAAAATGGAAGGGCTGGTCTCAGAA gTACAGCACTTGGGAACCCGAGGAAAACATCCTGGATGCCCGGCTGCTCGCAGCCTTTGAGGAAAG ctttggtttttttaacaccTCTAGGGAGCGAGAAATGGAGCTTTATGGGCCCAAAAAGCGAGGCCCCAAGCCCAAAACCTTCCTGCTGAAG GCCCaggcaaaagcaaaagccaaaaccTATGAATTCCGCAGTGACTCTTCCAGGGGCATCCGGGTGCCGTATCCTGGCCGGTCcccccaggagctgggctcCACGTCCCGGGCTAGGGAAGGACTGAGAAACATAGCCCTggctccccagggcagctccagcaccagcacccccaaggCAGACAGCATCCGCGACCGGGTGATCCGCGTGGAGGAGAAACCCGGCGACACCCCCAAAAAGAGAGGCCCAAAGCCCAGGAAGGAGCTTTACAAGGACCTGGCGGAGACTCTGGATGCCTCCAAGAGGAAACTGGGGGACCCGGGGGACAAGGTGGGGGACTACCTGAAGGCCAGGAAGAtggaggaggcggcagcgggggCGGCCAAGTTTGGCTCGGGACACAGCGTCATCCAGCTGGCCAGGCGGCAGGACCCCGACCTCCCCAGCGCGCTGCCCAGCCCCAACCGGGCCGAGGTGGGTGCCAAGCTGGGAGCCGCCGAGACGTACCCCCCCCGGCTGGCCAAGCACCGGGCGGACTTTCTGGACCCCaaggggcagggggggctgGACCCCGGCGGGCCCAAGCTCCTGCACGGCGCGGTGAGCCCGGGCGCCGTGGGCGGCCTGTACCGCGACGGCGTGGGGGGCCAGGCGGGGCGGCCGTCCCTCATCGCCAGGATCCCCGTGTCCAGGATCCTGGGGGACCCCGAGGAGGAGTCCTGGAGCCCCTCCCTCAACAACCTGGAGAAGGTGGTGGTAACTGATGTGACCTCTAACTTTTTGACCGTCACCATCAAGGAGAGCAGCACGGACCAAGGATTCTTTAAAGAGAAGCGATGA
- the CBX8 gene encoding chromobox protein homolog 8 isoform X2, which produces MELSAVGERVFAAEALLKRRIRKGRMEYLVKWKGWSQKYSTWEPEENILDARLLAAFEEREREMELYGPKKRGPKPKTFLLKAQAKAKAKTYEFRSDSSRGIRVPYPGRSPQELGSTSRAREGLRNIALAPQGSSSTSTPKADSIRDRVIRVEEKPGDTPKKRGPKPRKELYKDLAETLDASKRKLGDPGDKVGDYLKARKMEEAAAGAAKFGSGHSVIQLARRQDPDLPSALPSPNRAEVGAKLGAAETYPPRLAKHRADFLDPKGQGGLDPGGPKLLHGAVSPGAVGGLYRDGVGGQAGRPSLIARIPVSRILGDPEEESWSPSLNNLEKVVVTDVTSNFLTVTIKESSTDQGFFKEKR; this is translated from the exons ATGGAGCTCTCGGCCGTCGGGGAGCGCGTCTTCGCGGCCGAGGCCCTGCTCAAGCGCCGCATCCGCAAA GGGCGCATGGAATATCTCGTAAAATGGAAGGGCTGGTCTCAGAA gTACAGCACTTGGGAACCCGAGGAAAACATCCTGGATGCCCGGCTGCTCGCAGCCTTTGAGGAAAG GGAGCGAGAAATGGAGCTTTATGGGCCCAAAAAGCGAGGCCCCAAGCCCAAAACCTTCCTGCTGAAG GCCCaggcaaaagcaaaagccaaaaccTATGAATTCCGCAGTGACTCTTCCAGGGGCATCCGGGTGCCGTATCCTGGCCGGTCcccccaggagctgggctcCACGTCCCGGGCTAGGGAAGGACTGAGAAACATAGCCCTggctccccagggcagctccagcaccagcacccccaaggCAGACAGCATCCGCGACCGGGTGATCCGCGTGGAGGAGAAACCCGGCGACACCCCCAAAAAGAGAGGCCCAAAGCCCAGGAAGGAGCTTTACAAGGACCTGGCGGAGACTCTGGATGCCTCCAAGAGGAAACTGGGGGACCCGGGGGACAAGGTGGGGGACTACCTGAAGGCCAGGAAGAtggaggaggcggcagcgggggCGGCCAAGTTTGGCTCGGGACACAGCGTCATCCAGCTGGCCAGGCGGCAGGACCCCGACCTCCCCAGCGCGCTGCCCAGCCCCAACCGGGCCGAGGTGGGTGCCAAGCTGGGAGCCGCCGAGACGTACCCCCCCCGGCTGGCCAAGCACCGGGCGGACTTTCTGGACCCCaaggggcagggggggctgGACCCCGGCGGGCCCAAGCTCCTGCACGGCGCGGTGAGCCCGGGCGCCGTGGGCGGCCTGTACCGCGACGGCGTGGGGGGCCAGGCGGGGCGGCCGTCCCTCATCGCCAGGATCCCCGTGTCCAGGATCCTGGGGGACCCCGAGGAGGAGTCCTGGAGCCCCTCCCTCAACAACCTGGAGAAGGTGGTGGTAACTGATGTGACCTCTAACTTTTTGACCGTCACCATCAAGGAGAGCAGCACGGACCAAGGATTCTTTAAAGAGAAGCGATGA